In a genomic window of Callithrix jacchus isolate 240 chromosome 22, calJac240_pri, whole genome shotgun sequence:
- the ZNF567 gene encoding zinc finger protein 567 isoform X3, with the protein MDVMLENYCHLISVGCHMTKPDVILKLERGEEPWTSFAGHTRLEENWKAEDFLVKFREHREKYSRSDVSINHKKLVKEKNKICEKTFTLGKSPVNSKILPPEYDTHGRILKNVSELIISNLNPARKRLSEYNGYGKSLLSTKQETTHPEVKSHNQSGRAFSHNEVLMQYQKTETPAQSFGYNDCEKSFLKRGGLITHNRPYRGENPSVYNKKRRATNIEKKHTCNECGKSFCRKSVLILHQGIHSEEKPYQCHQCGNAFRRKSYLIDHQRTHTGEKPFVCNECGKSFRLKTALTDHQRTHTGEKSYECLQCRNAFRLKSHLIRHQRTHTGEKPYECNDCGKSFRQKTTLSLHQRIHTGEKPYICKECGKSFHQKANLTVHQRTHTGEKPYICNECGKSFSQKTTLALHEKTHNEEKPYICSECGKSFRQKTTLVAHQRTHTGEKSYECPHCGKAFRMKSYLIDHHRTHTGEKPYECNECGKSFSQKTNLNLHQRIHTGEKPYICNECGKSFRQKATLTVHQKIHTGQKSYECPQCGKAFSRKSYLIHHQRTHTGEKPYKCSECGKCFRQKTNLIVHQRTHTGEKPYVCNECGKSFSYKRNLIVHQRTHKGENIEMQ; encoded by the coding sequence aagaaaactggAAAGCTGAAGACTTTTTAGTAAAATTCAGGGAACACCGAGAGAAGTATTCTAGATCAGATGTAAGCATCAACCACAAAAAACTggtgaaggagaaaaacaaaatatgtgaaaagacatttACTCTAGGCAAAAGCCCTGTTAATTCCAAAATTCTACCTCCTGAATATGATACTCATGGAAGGATTTTGAAAAACGTTTCAGAATTAATTATCAGTAATCTAAATCCTGCAAGAAAGAGACTTAGTGAGTATAATGGATATgggaaatcactcctcagtacTAAACAAGAGACAACTCATCCTGAAGTCAAATCCCATAATCAGAGTGGCAGAGCTTTCAGTCATAATGAAGTTCTTATGCAGTATCAGAAAACGGAAACTCCAGCACAGTCATTTGGATATAATGACTGTGAGAAATCATTCCTTAAAAGGGGGGGCCTGATTACACATAATAGACCTTACAGAGGAGAAAATCCATCTGTATATAATAAGAAGAGAAGAGCAACCAATATTGAAAAAAAACATACATGCAATGAATGTGGGAAATCCTTCTGCAGGAAATCAGTATTGATTCTGCATCAGGGAATTCACTCAGAAGAAAAACCCTATCAATGTCATCAATGTGGAAATGCATTTAGAAGGAAATCATATcttattgatcatcagagaactcacacaggagagaaaccttttGTTTGCAATGAATGTGGTAAGTCCTTCCGCCTAAAGACAGCCCTCACTGACCATCAGAGAACACACACAGGGGAGAAATCATACGAATGTCTGCAATGTAGGAATGCCTTCAGATTGAAGTCACACCTGATTCGACATCAGAGAactcacacaggagagaaaccatATGAGTGTAATGACTGTGGGAAGTCCTTCCGCCAAAAGACAACACTCTCTttacatcagagaattcatacaggagagaaaccctacattTGTAAAGAATGTGGGAAATCCTTTCACCAGAAGGCAAATCTTACTGTACACCAGAGAACCCATACAGGAGAAAAGCCCTATATttgtaatgaatgtgggaaatCCTTCTCCCAGAAGACAACTCTTGCTCTTCATGAGAAAACTCATAATGAAGAGAAACCCTATATTTGTAGTGAATGTGGAAAGTCCTTCCGCCAGAAGACAACCCTTGTAGCACATCAAAGAACACATACAGGGGAGAAATCTTATGAATGTCCTCACTGTGGGAAGGCCTTTAGAATGAAGTCATACCTCATTGATCATCACCGAactcacacaggagagaaaccgtatgaatgtaatgaatgtggtaAGTCATTCAGTCAAAAGACAAATCTCAATctacatcagagaattcatacggGGGAGAAACCCTATATTTGTAATGAATGTGGGAAGTCTTTTCGCCAGAAAGCAACCCTCACTGTACATCAGAAGATACATACAGGGCAGAAATCCTATGAATGTCCTcagtgtgggaaagcctttagcAGGAAGTCATATCTCATTCATCATCAAAGaactcatacaggagagaaaccataTAAATGTAGTGAATGTGGAAAGTGCTTCCGCCAGAAGACAAATCTCATTGTACATCAGAGAACTCACACAGGCGAGAAACCGTATGTTTGTAATGAGTGTGGTAAGTCTTTCAGTTATAAGAGAAACCTCATTGTCCATCAAAGAACTCACAAGGGAGAAAATATTGAAATGCAATAA